CTTGAATTATAAAATTAGCTAGctcaaataaataaattgtCAAAATTAGTTTTGTCAAGTAGGGCCTGCCAACCCAGACCGCTTTTCCAAATGCGGTTCAAAAACTCGATGATGATGTCGAAGCACGAGTTCTTGATTGCACAGCCAAAGTTGTGCAGTCGCCAAAGCATATAATCACGCTGGTCTTTTTCCACAATGGCCGTGCCAATGATGGAAAATGGCCACGTTAAAATTGCTGATATGCTTGAGTGGAAGctcagctgctccagatcgCTGATAAAATCGCTTATGCGGCGCTGGATATCACTCTCCATCTCTAAAGTCTCAGGATAGAGTAGCTTGTAGAGAAGAATGTACGCTCCTTGGGCCACTATGCGCGCGGCATGACAGCTATCCAAGAGTCGCTTGCAGACGTGTTTGGGCTGGTTGAACCGCACTTCAGGGGGCAGTACAGGAGGAACAAAGTACTTAGCATGCCGAAGTAACGCGATTGCCTGGTGTCTCAGACTTTCGTCAAACGGATAGTGCAGTTGCAACCACCCGGCCTTTGATGCCAACTCGAACGCTGGAAGAGCGGCTCCCATAACCGGGTTGTTCATCCAAGGAGCAGGGCACTTGTagagctgctggtccagcagcggctgGAGCTCTTCAAATACTTCAAAGGGCGAGTCCAGCAAGATCTGAGATTTCTGATCCAGAACTAATCCAATAATAGAGTAGTTGTACGCATAACTCTCCACCAAGGTGCGCTCAATTGGCGTGAGAAGCCAGGTCTGTTCACAAACAACAGACCGAATGTCTTCAGGGAGGCCCTCTGAGTGTCTCGAATTTGCCAACCGTGTTTTTGGCCAGTTGCGgatgagctggaaaaccattttcaaaaacagcacAGTGCGATGGCCGTCAAGACCGTAGAACTTTTCTCGCAGCGCAAGCGACAAAAGAGCAACAACGAGCCACTTGTTGTCGCTATCGAAAGAAGACCTGACTACGATTTGCTGGAATTGGCCCATAACCTTTGCCATTCTGGATTCGGCCAGCTCACGCATGTCTTTACGGTTGGCTGCCAGAAAAGCTGCCCCGCAGGCATAAAAAACGTCCAAAAGCCACGGATTTGCTGCTCCGTGAGGAATGAAAACAGCTCCAGGTTGCAGTCTTTCGTGCGTGAGCTGGGTGGACACCGCAACCATAAACCCGTTGACAAACGCGTCGTAAATATATGCGTCTTTTGGGGAGAAGAGCCCTGGAAAACCCAGACCGAAACCAAGTAGAGCGCTTTGTGAGCACAAGCTCGCAACATATTTGCGGAAAATGGCGTCATCGAGCTGGTCCTGGCGACGTACGCGGTCGACGGACTTGATGGAGACTGTTTCATTTTCTGTACGCTTGGCACTCTGTATTTCTCGTTTCTGACGTTTGTTCCCAtacacaaacacaaacgGGCTGGtttgttttttctggagctggaactcgttCAGGGAGGACTTCGGCACCACTCCTTCTGCCCAGACACAGATATACGAATTCCGAACGCATTGCGCACACTCCGGCAGCGTTTCGGAGCATTTCACCTTGCGTTTGCGACCTGAGGGTTAGAGCAAAGGTCCTGCTACTTACAGCATACACATCCGTGTGTACTTTTAGATCtcttatttttcatttAATTCTTTTCGATAAATGGCCGCATCGTTATATTTTTAGCCTTGATAAgcgataaaaaaataatttatgCCAAGACAATCTGATGCACCACCCCAGCGGCCTTGACCAGTTCCTCGTCGAACCATCTTTTTCCAGTCAGTTGGAGCGAGATTGGAGCGTTCTTAAAGTCTTCTGCGCTGTCGTACAGAGCATACTCGTAGGCCTCAATATCGTTTCTTGGCTTGTGCAAGTTGTCTGGAGCGTCCAGAGCGGGTTCGCATCTCAAACCAGTTGGGAAAACAACATTTGGAAAGTCCAAAATATTCCACAGACTTGTGTAGCCCCAATAGCGAGCTGTCTCTAGCTTTGGAGCAACAGAAAAGTACGTTGGAGAAAGAATGTAGTCAACGTCCAATTCCAGCATTTTTCGGAGGTAGCGCTCGCGGTACTCTTCTCTGGTCTGGACGAGTAAATGCTCTTCCACAGCCAGCAGCGGCTGGTCAGCCTTTCCAAAACTCAGTGCATTCTTTGTGAGAGCAAAAAGCGGC
This window of the Ogataea parapolymorpha DL-1 chromosome VII, whole genome shotgun sequence genome carries:
- a CDS encoding putative secreted protein, translated to MKNKRSKSTHGCVCCRKRKVKCSETLPECAQCVRNSYICVWAEGVVPKSSLNEFQLQKKQTSPFVFVYGNKRQKREIQSAKRTENETVSIKSVDRVRRQDQLDDAIFRKYVASLCSQSALLGFGLGFPGLFSPKDAYIYDAFVNGFMVAVSTQLTHERLQPGAVFIPHGAANPWLLDVFYACGAAFLAANRKDMRELAESRMAKVMGQFQQIVVRSSFDSDNKWLVVALLSLALREKFYGLDGHRTVLFLKMVFQLIRNWPKTRLANSRHSEGLPEDIRSVVCEQTWLLTPIERTLVESYAYNYSIIGLVLDQKSQILLDSPFEVFEELQPLLDQQLYKCPAPWMNNPVMGAALPAFELASKAGWLQLHYPFDESLRHQAIALLRHAKYFVPPVLPPEVRFNQPKHVCKRLLDSCHAARIVAQGAYILLYKLLYPETLEMESDIQRRISDFISDLEQLSFHSSISAILTWPFSIIGTAIVEKDQRDYMLWRLHNFGCAIKNSCFDIIIEFLNRIWKSGLGWQALLDKTNFDNLFI